The DNA region CACTCGGCGGACGAACGCGTCGCGCAGGTGGTCGGGCGTCGGGTCGGTCCGGGTGCGCTTGAATCCGGTCGGCGTCTCGGTGGCGAGTTCCAAGGCGCGAAGAAACGTCAACCACGTGCGGGCGGCGTCGCGACTCGGGAAGCCGACGCGGCGCATCAGACGCTCGCAGCAGTCGTCCTCGGAGTCGGGCACCAGCGGCACCGCCTTCTGGGCGTCGGCGACGACGCCGAGGTCGTCGGGCGCGGGCGGGACGAGTTTGAACCGCACGGCTCAGCGCTCGCGGAGGTCGAACGACTCCGCGAGCAGGTCCTCGTCGGTCTCGCCGAACACTCGGGTAGAGCCGTCGACGACGTCGACGGTCACCTGCGCGGGCGCGAATGCCGACACCGGCACCTGCGAGAAGTCCCAGTCGTTCTCGGCGAAGATGTCCTCGAACGGCGTACCGTACTCGTCGGCGGCGGTCGACGGGAGTTCGTCGAAGCGGTCGAACTCGTCGCGGACCGTCAGGTGGACTTTGCCGCCGTAGGCGAGCGCGTCGTTCGTGCGGCCCATGGCGACGCCCTCGTCGTAGCTGACGGGGGCGATGGGGGCGCTGCCGCTGACCGAGAGCACGTCTCGGGGGTCGTAGCCGAGTTCGAAGAGACGGAACACGGCGAGTTCGGCGGCGCGCGAGGCGATGTTGACGCTCCCGGCGATGGAGCCGACGGCGAACGTCGGCAGGAAGACGGCGCTCGGTTCGACTTCGGCGAGCTCGGCGACGTGTTCGGCCACCTCGTCGCCCGGCAGGTCGATGCTCTCGACGGCGAGGACGGTGAGGTCGAACTCGTCGTAGTAGCCGACGGCCTCGAACTCCGACTCCTGGCCGACGAGCGCGCGGGCGGGGCCGCTGCCGAGGCCGTCGAAGCGGTCGAACTCCAGTTCCCATCCCGCCTTCTGCGAGCAGAGCAGCGCGATTGCGGGGTGGTCCGTCGACAGTTCGACGTGCGGAATCGGCGCGCCGTCGACCTCGCCCATCCGACTCTGGACCGTGGCGAGACCGGCGGTCTGAATCTCCGTCAGCAACAACCCGGCCTCGACGCCGCCCGTCGCGTCGACGCCGAAGTCAAGCACCGTCGCGCCCGACTCCAACTCGTACGCGCCGACGTTCAACTCGTCGGCGAAGTCGAGCGCCTCGTCGACGAGTTCTATCGCCATCCGATTGAGACTGTCCATACTCCCGGTTGCGCCCATTCGGATAAAGGGTTTGGCGGTCGGCGCTCGGCAGTCGGTATACGGATTTTTGTTCCTGCCGCGCGGTACAGTCGTGCACGATGCTCGAACTCTACCAAGCCGAAGGCTGCCCGCATTGCGCGAAAGTCCGGGACAAACTGTCGGAGCTCGGCGTCTCCTATGTCAGCCACACGCCACGGCTGCCCGGCGGTGAGGGCGGCGATGTCGTCAACCGGCAGGCGTACGACGAGCTGCTCGCGCTCGGCGACGCGGACCAGATTCCGTTCCTCGTCGACCACGACCGGGGCGTTCGACTGTACGAGAGCGACGCCATCGTCGCCTACCTCGACGGACAGTACGACGGGTCGCGCGAGGCGCGGACGACCGTCGAGGTCCACAAACCGACCGAGAACGGGTTGCGCGGCACCGTCGCGGGCGTCGCCGGACGACTGCTACAGGTCGTCCGGTGACGAGGTTCGGCGCGGCCCAGCTATTACTGACTGGCCGTCGACCACACCCTGCGATGCTCGAACTCTACCAAGCCGAAGGCTGTCCGTACTCGGAGAAGGCGCGCCAGAAACTGTCCGACCTCGGCGTCTCCTACGTCGTCCACAACCCGCGGACGCACGACGGCGACGTGCTGAACGAACAGACTCACGAGGAACTCACGGCGCTCGGCGGCGAGGACCAGATTCCCTTCCTCGTCGATCACGCGCGCGGGAAGACGATGTACGAGAGCGACGACATCGTCGATTACCTCGACGAGCACTACGGCTGAGAGCGTAGCGCTACTCGCCGTCGCTTCGCGCTTCCCGGCCGAGTTCGCGCTCGACGGCCTCGACTTTCTCCCGGGCGGATTCGTCGCTGGTTCGCTTGTCGTCTATCTTGAGGAACGTGCTGACCCGGTCGGCATCGATCGCCTTGTGCGCGGCGGCGACGGCGTCGAGGAGCGTGTCGACGTCCTCGGCTTCGATAACGGTCC from Haloprofundus halobius includes:
- a CDS encoding MTH1187 family thiamine-binding protein, which encodes MTVIALLSVAPVKEESMAADVAEAVAALDGFDVDYETNPMGTVIEAEDVDTLLDAVAAAHKAIDADRVSTFLKIDDKRTSDESAREKVEAVERELGREARSDGE
- a CDS encoding glutathione S-transferase N-terminal domain-containing protein, giving the protein MLELYQAEGCPHCAKVRDKLSELGVSYVSHTPRLPGGEGGDVVNRQAYDELLALGDADQIPFLVDHDRGVRLYESDAIVAYLDGQYDGSREARTTVEVHKPTENGLRGTVAGVAGRLLQVVR
- the mch gene encoding methenyltetrahydromethanopterin cyclohydrolase codes for the protein MDSLNRMAIELVDEALDFADELNVGAYELESGATVLDFGVDATGGVEAGLLLTEIQTAGLATVQSRMGEVDGAPIPHVELSTDHPAIALLCSQKAGWELEFDRFDGLGSGPARALVGQESEFEAVGYYDEFDLTVLAVESIDLPGDEVAEHVAELAEVEPSAVFLPTFAVGSIAGSVNIASRAAELAVFRLFELGYDPRDVLSVSGSAPIAPVSYDEGVAMGRTNDALAYGGKVHLTVRDEFDRFDELPSTAADEYGTPFEDIFAENDWDFSQVPVSAFAPAQVTVDVVDGSTRVFGETDEDLLAESFDLRER
- a CDS encoding glutathione S-transferase N-terminal domain-containing protein, coding for MLELYQAEGCPYSEKARQKLSDLGVSYVVHNPRTHDGDVLNEQTHEELTALGGEDQIPFLVDHARGKTMYESDDIVDYLDEHYG